In Aestuariibaculum lutulentum, one DNA window encodes the following:
- a CDS encoding ATP synthase subunit B family protein encodes MFDFDQYLGFLAFLTILTIGFWLMIFLMTFVIPYWIGGALIERIKEIREEKKAKRQNA; translated from the coding sequence ATGTTCGATTTTGACCAATATTTAGGATTTTTAGCTTTTTTAACCATCTTAACCATAGGGTTTTGGTTAATGATTTTCTTAATGACCTTTGTTATTCCTTACTGGATTGGAGGTGCTTTAATTGAAAGAATAAAAGAAATTAGAGAAGAGAAAAAAGCTAAGCGTCAAAACGCCTAA